The Bos indicus isolate NIAB-ARS_2022 breed Sahiwal x Tharparkar chromosome X, NIAB-ARS_B.indTharparkar_mat_pri_1.0, whole genome shotgun sequence genome has a window encoding:
- the LOC139181621 gene encoding serine/arginine repetitive matrix protein 1-like: MDTADPSWPPGAIIEGSVFGSSRHPLPPTLYRPDGETGAAASHLRVCGGRSPSPHHPTLRRGKQREFAKAETAGASPSRERAPARPARPRAAPREGPGFHPPVSARPPPPPPPPNFAGTCRGAPPPRGRPRPRPWPRPPPARRPPSPVDAGRGERRAEPGVGAAGWGSPRAQPPRELPRPSGGGPASLPPAAPPPEPRHGALRMRRGAGAGLRARSGVVSAAPRAPARAPRRGHAVAHLARDQGHPGGAVHLRHSAHPVRDPLVHLPRCGLRPRHLSAAGPVPRRAEGRPGARHGGRGASRRAPPPRPRAPPRGARRPRPLPVTFTTDRTERGLRRDRETLVVLDSSVPPVFQVEDKMP, encoded by the exons atggac ACGGCAGACCCATCCTGGCCTCCCGGAGCCATCATCGAGGGCTCCGTCTTTGGCTCCAGCAGGCACCCTCTGCCCCCCACCTTATATCGTCCTGATGGGGAGACC GGTGCCGCGGCCTCCCATCTCCGGGTCTGCGGCGGGCGCTCGCCCTCACCACATCACCCCACCCTGCGGAGAGGCAAGCAGAGGGAGTTCGCCAAGGCTGAGACCGCGGGCGCGAG CCCCTCCCGCGAGCGCGCCCCCGCGCGCCCCGCACGGCCGCGCGCTGCGCCCCGCGAGGGGCCGGGCTTCCATCCACCTGTCAGTgcgcgcccgccgccgccgccgccgccgcccaaCTTTGCGGGGACTTGCCGGGGCGCGCCGCCTCCTCGCGGCCGTCCGCGTCCTCGCCCATGGCCGcggcccccgcccgcccgccgcccgcccagCCCGGTGGACGCCGGGCGCGGTGAGCGCAGGGCCGAGCCCGGGGTGGGCGCTGCGGGGTGGGGGTCTCCCCGCGCGCAGCCGCCCCGGGAGCTGCCGCGGCCGAGCGGCGGGGGCCCTGCCTCGCTGCCGCCGGCCGCCCCCCCGCCGGAGCCCCGGCACGGAGCATTGCGGATGCGGCGCGGGGCCGGCGCGGGGCTCCGGGCGCGCTCGGGGGTCGTGAGCGCCGcgccccgcgcccccgcccgcGCGCCCCGCCGGGGCCATGCAGTCGCTCATCTCGCCCGTGACCAAGGCCATCCTGGTGGCGCTGTTCATCTTCGCCATTCTGCTCATCCTGTACGTGATCCTCTGGTACATCTGCCGCGATGTGGACTGCGACCACGGCATCTGAGCGCCGCCGGCCCTGTGCCCCGCCGCGCTGAAGGGCGCCCGGGCGCCCGGCATGGGGGCCGCGGGGCCAGCCGGCGCgcgcccccaccccggccccggGCCCCGCCGCGCGgcgcccgccgcccgcgcccccTGCCCGTGACCTTCACGACGGACCGGACGGAGCGG